Genomic DNA from alpha proteobacterium U9-1i:
ATCGAGCAGCGGCCGTTCAATGACATCGACATGGCCGGCCACGAACGCGCCGAGTTCAGCGCCGAATTCCTTACTCATATCCTGCAGGAGTTTTTCATCGCTTGCTGCGGCGACATCAGCGAACGGCATGTAGAACGGCCGGGCTTTGCGAACACGCGCCGCATCACGCGCCAGCCAGGTCAAAGTCGGCGGCACGTGCGGCGTCACCAGCGCCTGCACGCGCGCGACCTGCGGATAGGATTTCTCGAAGGTCTGCAAGTCCTTCATGACGGCGCGCACGTCCGCAGGCAAAAGCGCGCCAGACTTGGCCTGCAGACGTTCGAGCACGCGCCCATTCGCGGCGTGCGGCGCGAAGAACCGCGCCTCAATGTCCTCCAGCCCTTCGAAGATCATCCCTTCGAACGCAGGATTGGCGAGCCACGCGGGCAGGCGCGCAAGGCCCTCCCAGAGCTGGTAGTCAAATCCACCGGATGCGTTGACCCCGCCCATCCCCCTCGCGTCGGTCATTGTCGGTTTTTCGGTCGTCATGCTCGAACTCCAAAGTCACCAGGCGCTCGCCGCCGCGAGGGTCAAACAACCAGGCGCCACGCGTGATCTTGTCCCCATCCAATCGCACGATCATCAGCACCGCGAACGCACCGCGAAACTCCGCGTCGGCGACGAGTTTGCGCATGGTCGTCGCGTCGGTGACGCTCGGCTCAACCGCGAAGCTCGGGTGCGAATGCCATTCGCCAATATAGTTGAAACGCCGGTAGTCGTGCTTGGTCCGGTCGAAGAAGCGCCTCGCGTCCTTCATCGCCTGGACCACGTCCACCACAAAACGCGCGAACGCGCCGCCACGCTTTTGCACCGTAAGTTCGCTCACGCGAAAATCAGACGGCGCAAGCTGTTCGCCGAACATCTGGCCGCCAATCTCACGCGTGCCGGCACGCGCCAGCGCCGTGGCGATCTTCGCGGCTTGATCAGGCGCTATTCTTAAGCGCATCGACATATGTCCGCAGAAGCTTCAATCCGAGCGCCTGCCCCTCTTCGGCAACGGCGGCGTCATCATCCTCGTCATCGCCGCCATCCTCTGCCGCGGGTGCCGCGCCGACATTAAGCCGGATGGTGGCGCCGTGACCGTCGAACACCCAAGCCTTCTTCAGGCCGATCAACAGCCAGTCGGTCGACACCTCCGCGCCGTCGACGATGTCGAGAATGGCGCGCGCGGCGTGCGCGGCCGCCACGCTGACCGCCGCATCGTCGGCAGTCATAGGCGTGCCGTCTTCGGCCAGCGCCTCATAGCGTTTGACGCCCGATGTCGGCCTTGCCGCCGGTTGCTCGGCGCACCACGCCAGAAATGCGGCGCGCCCTTTTTCAAAGGGCGGGCTTTGCGCGGGCACGGAGCGCGCCACCAGCGCGCCGATGCCGCCTTCAAACACTTCGACGGATACGAACGCACGCGCGTTGGCGGCGGCGATGGCGCCGAGAAAAAGTGCGGTCGCGGCGTCGCCGGTCGCATCAACGATCACATCGCAGGCGGCGAGTTCATCGACCTGCCAGGCGTGCGTCTTGGCCGAACGCTGCCAGTTCAGATTTTGCTCAACCACCTTGATGTCGGCGCCAGGCGCAATGTTCAGCAGGCGGCGCTTCAGGCCCGAAGCCTTGCGGAAGCCGACATCACGCCAATCGAGTTCGTGGCGTTCAATATTTCCGGGCAGCATGACGTCGCCGTCGATGATGGTGAGCGCGGCGACCCCGCTGCGAACTAGGCTCGCCGCGATCTTGGACCCAACCGAGCCCGCGCCGACCACGGCGACGCGCTTAGCGACGCTCGCCCGGCCGGAGCGCGCGGCGCTGTCATCCGGCAGCACATAGACGCGCCGCAGCGCCATACCGCCGTCGTTGAATAGGTGATAGACACGCAAGCTGTCGCCACCGGTGAAGATTGCGGCGCCCGCTTCGCAGGCGTTGATCGCCGCAATCTCATCGTCACTCCAGGGCGCAGCCGCGACGAGTGCTGCGCGGTCCTCGATCTTGGCGACCTTCACCGGCGCGATGAAGACCGGGATCTCTGTGCGCCACACCGTGAAGTCCGTGCCGGGTGGGCGGCGCACGGAGACGCGGTCCTCGGCGTCGTGCAGCACGATCGGCCACACGTCATCGACGGTGAGAAAGCGCACAGCGCGCACATCCTCTGCCGACGCGGCGAGCAAGCGTGCGCTACAGCCTGCGCTGACGAGCACGGGGTTTGCGCCCCACTCATAGGCTTGGAGCGCGCCAACATTGTGCTCTGATGGCGCGCGCACCTTCTCGCCATCTTGGCCCAGCGGGCTCTCGATGCTCAAGAGATCATAGGCGCTGCGCAGCATGTCCGCGCCGCGAACGGCGGCGGTCCAATTGTCCGGCCGATGCTGAAGGCACAGCACGCCTTCGCCGTATTGGTGATCGCTCCAGCGCGCCTCTTCGCGCGGCTCGACCCAAGCCGGCACAAGCGGAAATTGATCTGGATAGATGAGGCGTACCGGATACTCAGCGCCGCGCGCGCTGATGACGCCATCCAAGGCCAGCCGGTAGCCATCGAGGGTCCAATCGCCAAGTGCAAACCAGCCTTCACCGGCCAGCGCATCAATCGCGCTGCGCTCTTCCGCTAAACGGCGAAAATCGGTGAGCCACCAAAATTTCACGCAAAGCCGCGCGGCTTATTGGGCGCCGCCGGCGTGTTGGGAAATTGGTAGCCGCTCGCGGCGGGCGCGGTGGCGAAAACGCTGGCGGCCGCCGCCTTGGCGACATTCGCGGTCGCCTTGAAGCGAGCGCCGAACACTTTGCGCCACAGACGTGTCGCCTCTTCCATATCGTCTTCATCCTGCGCACGGCGCGCATAGCCAGCGTGCACGCGTGCTTTCTCAATGAAGGCCTGCCATTGCGCGACCGTGACCTTAGCCAAGATGTCATTGCCGGGGATGGCGGGATCGGCGATCGGGGGCTTGATCCCGAGCGAGGCGCCCACCTTGTAGGTGTTGTAGACGTTCTCGAGCATCTGCGCGAAAGCTTCGCCGTAGTGCGTTTCGCCGGTGGGCGCGTGTGTGGTGAGCACTTCGAGCACGAAGCCCTTCGGCCGTTTGCCGGTTGGGTTCTCGCGCTTCCACCACTTCTGCATCTTCACCAGCGGCTTGAAACGGCCGCTATAATCCTTGTTGCGGGCCGAGCTCCATTCATTGTGCTTGGGCGGATTGGTG
This window encodes:
- a CDS encoding sulfur carrier protein adenylyltransferase ThiF, yielding MKFWWLTDFRRLAEERSAIDALAGEGWFALGDWTLDGYRLALDGVISARGAEYPVRLIYPDQFPLVPAWVEPREEARWSDHQYGEGVLCLQHRPDNWTAAVRGADMLRSAYDLLSIESPLGQDGEKVRAPSEHNVGALQAYEWGANPVLVSAGCSARLLAASAEDVRAVRFLTVDDVWPIVLHDAEDRVSVRRPPGTDFTVWRTEIPVFIAPVKVAKIEDRAALVAAAPWSDDEIAAINACEAGAAIFTGGDSLRVYHLFNDGGMALRRVYVLPDDSAARSGRASVAKRVAVVGAGSVGSKIAASLVRSGVAALTIIDGDVMLPGNIERHELDWRDVGFRKASGLKRRLLNIAPGADIKVVEQNLNWQRSAKTHAWQVDELAACDVIVDATGDAATALFLGAIAAANARAFVSVEVFEGGIGALVARSVPAQSPPFEKGRAAFLAWCAEQPAARPTSGVKRYEALAEDGTPMTADDAAVSVAAAHAARAILDIVDGAEVSTDWLLIGLKKAWVFDGHGATIRLNVGAAPAAEDGGDDEDDDAAVAEEGQALGLKLLRTYVDALKNSA
- a CDS encoding hypothetical protein (APECO1_2271), which gives rise to MVPNARFTELLADIEPSPTTKSNASSAHTNLRAHLRGHKDFADLWRDDFLAGSYSRDTAIRPRKTEDGHERSDVDIIVVGDFKTSDDPETVLFDLADVIGDEYEVERINKRSVRAIDGDAEMDVVPVIAQWDGSYLIADRETGLWIPTNPPKHNEWSSARNKDYSGRFKPLVKMQKWWKRENPTGKRPKGFVLEVLTTHAPTGETHYGEAFAQMLENVYNTYKVGASLGIKPPIADPAIPGNDILAKVTVAQWQAFIEKARVHAGYARRAQDEDDMEEATRLWRKVFGARFKATANVAKAAAASVFATAPAASGYQFPNTPAAPNKPRGFA